CTTGCGTGGAACATCGGAAAACATCTTATAAGCGATTCAATAAGTCAATCAACTATTTTGACCAACAGAATTGTTTGCCGGAATTCAAAGAATTCTGGACAGATTATAAGGAACTTGGTAGCCACGCATTACAAGATACTGTTAAACGAGTTGATTTAGCCTTTCAACGCTTCTTTAAACTTAAATCTGGATATCCCAAATTCAAGA
This sequence is a window from Planktothrix sp. FACHB-1365. Protein-coding genes within it:
- a CDS encoding helix-turn-helix domain-containing protein; amino-acid sequence: MATKRVTFRLYPTQSQANKMHYWRKLHCALYNACVEHRKTSYKRFNKSINYFDQQNCLPEFKEFWTDYKELGSHALQDTVKRVDLAFQRFFKLKSGYPKFK